The segment CCGTCCTCACCCTGCCCGATGGAATCATGAGTGTAGACCAACACGCTGCGTTGCCGCATCAGGCATGCCATGCGCACAGCATTGCGAGCATATTCCATAAAAATAAGGAAAGTAGCACAGTAGGGCAGAAAGCCACCGTGCAGTGCAATGCCGTTGTTGATGGCGGTCATGCCGAATTCCCGCACGCCGTAGTAAATGTAGTTGCCGTCAGCCTGCTGGGTGATTGGTGTACTGCCATCCCACTTTGCCCCGTTGGAACCGGCCAGGTCAGCAGAACCCCCAATCAATTCCGGCAGCCAGCTGCCCAGCTGATCGAGACACTTTTTGGATGCCTCACGGGTAGCGAGTTTCTCGCCGCCTGCCTGGCAACTCTCGATGAAGGCGTCGATTCGGGCCTTGAAGTCACCCGGTAACTGACCTTTTACCCGGCGCACCAGTTCCAGCGCCAGATCCGGGCGCTCTTCTTCGTACTGCACCAGTTTCTCTTTCCAGTGCATTTCGGCCTGGTGGCCTTTCTCCCTGGAATCCCAGCTCTGCCGGATCGCGTCCGGGATCAGGAACGGTTCATACTCCCAGCCCAATGCCTGCCGCGCGGCGGCGATTTCGTCAGGCCCCAGGGGTGAACCGTGAGTTGCGGCAGTCCCCTGTTTATTCGGGGCGCCAAAGCCGATGATGGTTTTACAGCGAATCAGAGTCGGGCGCTCGCGCTCGGCCTGGGCGAGACGGATAGCATCGGCAATCTGCTGCGGGTCGTGACCGTTGATGGACAGCACATGCCAGTTATAGGCTTCGAAGCGCTTGGTCGTATCGTCGGTAAACCACTGATCAATTTCACCGTCGATGGAGATACCGTTGTCATCGTAGAACACGATGAGTTTATTGAGTTTGTGGGTCCCCGCCAGTGAACAGACTTCGTGGGAGACACCTTCCATGAGGCAACCGTCGCCGGCAAACACGTAGGTGTAATGGTCAATAACCTGGTGCCCGTCGCGATTAAACTGGGCGGCCAGAGTCTTTTCCGCCATTGCCATTCCAACCCCGTTGGCAAGCCCCTGCCCCAGCGGACCGGTAGTGGTTTCCACCCCGGGCGTCATCCCGTATTCGGGATGACCAGGGGTGCGGGAATCCAGCTGTCTGAAGTTCTGCAGCTCTTCGATGGGCAGATCGTACCCACTCAGGTGGAGCAGGGAGTACATCAGCATGGAGCCGTGCCCGTTGGACAACACGAAGCGGTCACGATTGAACCAGTGGGGATTGGCGGGATTGTGGACCAGAAAATCGTTCCACAGAACTTCGGCGATATCCGCCATGCCCATTGGTGCTCCGGGGTGACCGGAGTTGGCTTTCTGCACGGCATCCATGCTCAGTGCACGAATAGCATCTGCACGCTGTTTGCGCGTGACATCTTGAGCTGACATTCTTTTTTTCGTCCTCCGAAGTGACCCCTCTCAATAACGGCGGCTATTTTCCCGCACCTTGCGCCAATATGCCACCGGCGCGACAGCTATTTTCCAACTGCTTCTCTTTGTAGAAGCGCAACGATGGAAATGGAACAAATCGTCGGCGACTTTTCGTGATCAGGTCTTTTCTGGTTGTTGGTCTTCTGGTCGGTCTCCTTAGCAGGGTCTTTTTCGGTGTGCCGGGGTAGATGGTTTGGGAAGAGGTTGTTGAAATGGGTTCTCTTGGGGTGGATATGTGTCCCGGGGGATTACTATCGGTGGCTCCGAACGGCCTGGCCAGACAGGGCTGTCGTGCTGCTGCGGCCCGCGCCCCTCCGGGGTGCCTTCACTCTGAAAAATGCCCTGAGGGGCGGTCATTTTTCGCCGTTCAGCGCTGGTCCCTGATTGCAGCCGCACGACAGCCCTGCCTGACCATGCCTTACGCTGCAGTGAGGAGTGCAGTCAGGCGACTTCGAAAACAATGGCGGCGATTGGTGGGCGTCATCAGAGTTTCATCAGAGTTCTCTGATCTTGAAAACAGCAACAGCGATTGACGGGTACCATTGAAGTTTGAAATCAGGGAGCCTCTGACCAAGTGCCACAATGCGCTGGGCTGAAGACCCCATCGAGTGACCGAGGGAGGCAGATTGCGGACTTGTATGTTCTCGTCGTCTCCAGAGCGGGCGGCAGAATCCCGGACAGAACCCTTTCGAAGCCCGGCTACCTGAAATCACACGTGAATCGAAGGTCTCGCCGGCAGGGCAGTCCGCCGGCTGCGATCAAAGACCAGCGCTGAGTGCAGGAAAATGACCGCTTTCCAGGGCATTTTCCGGAGCGAAGGCACCCCGGAGGGGCGCGGTCTGCAGCCGGCGGACTGCCCTGCCGGCGAGACCGCTCGAAGCCCCCTGCCTGACCCAGCGCCTCAACCTAAACCAAACCCAAAGAGAAAGAGAAAGAGGCTGCCCCTGAACACAAGCAAGGCAAATCTATATCAAAATATTTTGATATAGATTTGCCTTGCCAACCCAATGCTGGTACCTTTCGCGCTACTTTTGCTGACCAGACCAGGGCTGAATCTTGTCCGTAACCGCGTTAAAAGCTGCAGATCTGCCGGAATCCGGCAATCTCGACGAGCTGACCAGGCTTTGCAAGGCGCTGGCTGACGAACTGCGGCTGGAAATACTGCGCCTGCTGAAAACCGAGTCTTTCGGCGTGCTGGAAATCTGCCGGGTATTGGACATCCGTCAGTCGGCGCTCAGCCATCATCTGAAAATCCTTGCCAAAGCCGGACTGGTCTCCACCCGGCGCGAAGGCAATTCCATTTTCTATCGGCGCCCCCTGATTCTGGACGCCGACCCGTTCGGTGACTTCAAGAATTCTGCCTTTACCAACATCGACCGACTGCCCCTGCCCCCGGAGACCCTGCAGCGGGTCGAGCTGATCCACCAGGAGCGCTCCCAGCAATCGCTGGACTTTTTCCGGCGCAACGCAGCCAAATTCCGGGAGAAGCAGGGGCTGATTGCCGAGTACCAGCAATACGCCGGCAGTCTGGAAGATCTGATTCAGGGCATCAGGTTCACCAACCCACCGGTTGTTATGGAAGTTGGGCCCGGTGCCGGCGAACTGCTGCTGCAACTGGCGAATTTTTTCGATCGCGTCATCGCCCTGGATAACTCGGCGGAAATGCTTGACCAGGCTCGCGCCACCGTCAACGCCAACCGTATCGGCAACGTCGAATTTATTCACGGCGATATCACCCAGGCACCGGATCAGGAGCTGGATTGCGACCTGATTGTGCTGAACATGGTGTTGCACCACATTCCCGCCCCGGTCGAAGTATTCAGAGAAGCGCAGCGCCTTTTGAACCCGGGAGGCGTATTACTGCTGGTGGAACTGATCAGCCATGACCAGGACTGGGTGCGCGAATCCTGCGGTGATCTGTGGCTGGGCTTCGACACGCAGGATCTCACCAATTGGGCGATACAGGCAGGGCTGGCAGAGGGTCAAAGCCTCTATCTGGGTCTGCGCAACGGATTTCAAATTCAGGTGCGATTGTTTGTCAACGAGACCAACGAAGGTCCGACAGCAGGCGCCGACCACTGATAAAAGCTGGGTTTACCAGAATTTTACGAACGATAAGCGAAGGAAACACCTATGATTGAATCTTCTCTTTTTACTTCTGAATCGGTCTCCGAAGGCCATCCTGACAAGATGGCTGACCAGATTTCCGATGCCATCCTCGACGCCCTGCTGACAATCGATCCCCGCTCCCGGGTGGCCTGCGAAACCCTGATCAAAACCGGCATGGTTGTGCTTGCCGGTGAGGTTACCACCGACGCCAACATCGATTACGAAGCACTGGTTCGCAAAACAGTCAACGAGATTGGCTACAACAACACAGAAAGCGGCTTCGACGGCGGCACCTGTGCCGTCATCAATGCTCTCGGCAAGCAGTCGGCCGATATCGCGATGGG is part of the Gammaproteobacteria bacterium genome and harbors:
- the tkt gene encoding transketolase, which translates into the protein MSAQDVTRKQRADAIRALSMDAVQKANSGHPGAPMGMADIAEVLWNDFLVHNPANPHWFNRDRFVLSNGHGSMLMYSLLHLSGYDLPIEELQNFRQLDSRTPGHPEYGMTPGVETTTGPLGQGLANGVGMAMAEKTLAAQFNRDGHQVIDHYTYVFAGDGCLMEGVSHEVCSLAGTHKLNKLIVFYDDNGISIDGEIDQWFTDDTTKRFEAYNWHVLSINGHDPQQIADAIRLAQAERERPTLIRCKTIIGFGAPNKQGTAATHGSPLGPDEIAAARQALGWEYEPFLIPDAIRQSWDSREKGHQAEMHWKEKLVQYEEERPDLALELVRRVKGQLPGDFKARIDAFIESCQAGGEKLATREASKKCLDQLGSWLPELIGGSADLAGSNGAKWDGSTPITQQADGNYIYYGVREFGMTAINNGIALHGGFLPYCATFLIFMEYARNAVRMACLMRQRSVLVYTHDSIGQGEDGPTHQPVEQLANLRLTPNLSTWRPCDVAETAVAWKAAVLRADGPTALVLSRQGLLHQQRSPEQLQNIARGGYILLDCQGDPELLIIATGSEVEIARLATEALQADGLQARLVSMPSVDVFESQDPSYRERVLPAALRKRVAVEAGIEDYWRKLVGLDGAVVGMRTFGESAPGPQLMENFGFSVANVVSVARSL
- a CDS encoding metalloregulator ArsR/SmtB family transcription factor is translated as MSVTALKAADLPESGNLDELTRLCKALADELRLEILRLLKTESFGVLEICRVLDIRQSALSHHLKILAKAGLVSTRREGNSIFYRRPLILDADPFGDFKNSAFTNIDRLPLPPETLQRVELIHQERSQQSLDFFRRNAAKFREKQGLIAEYQQYAGSLEDLIQGIRFTNPPVVMEVGPGAGELLLQLANFFDRVIALDNSAEMLDQARATVNANRIGNVEFIHGDITQAPDQELDCDLIVLNMVLHHIPAPVEVFREAQRLLNPGGVLLLVELISHDQDWVRESCGDLWLGFDTQDLTNWAIQAGLAEGQSLYLGLRNGFQIQVRLFVNETNEGPTAGADH